DNA from Acidobacteriota bacterium:
TGTCGGCCACGGGGACGAAGGACTTCGTAACGCCCGAGGGCATCCGGGTTGCGCCGGCCCTGGAGTTGCTGGGCCGGCTGGTGTAGCGCGGGCCTTGCGGCCCGGACGTCAGGGAGGGACCTCGCGGGCCTAGTCCGTTGGCGCAGGTGGGCACACGACCACGACCGTCGCGTTGTCCTGCCAGGAAAGCGCCCGCTGCTCGATCCGCCGGATGATTGCGGCGGCGATCCGCGACGCTCCCGCCGACCGGTGGTCGCCGCAAATCGCCGCGACCTCTCTGTCGGAAAGCGCCTCAATGCCGTCGCTGGCGAGAACAACGACATCCCCGGCGGCGAGGTTGACCGCGCCCTCCGCCACCTCGTCGAGTGGCAGGCCCATCACCGCGCTCGTGATTGCGGCGCGTTCCGGGTGAAGGGCGGCGTGCGTTGCGCTGATCTCGCCGCGCGCGGCCCGGGCGTCGAGTTCGCGGCCGTAGGTGTGGAGCGGGTTAACACGCTCCAGGTCGCCGGCGCGCCAGTGGAAGATGAACGAATCGCCGACGCTGAGCCAGCGGAAACGGTCCCTGAAGAACAACGCAGCCACCAGGGTGGTACCCATGCCTCGAAGGGACGGATCGGCCTCGATCGCACGCGCCACCTCGCCGTTCGCGTTGGCGAGCGCGAAACGCAGGCGCTCAGCGGGCGGCTCCGGGATCAGCGCGTAGCTGCCGACGAAGCTACGGATCGTCATCCGGCTCGCCCGGTCGCCGGCCGGCATTCCGCCCAAACCGTCGGCGACCGCCACGAGTAGCAGCTCTTCGTCCGAACCGTCGTCGGACACGGGGCGGACGCTCCACGCGTCTTCCTGGCGTTTGCGCGCGCCGATCATGGTGGCCGCCGCGTAGTGGCGGCCTTCGATCACGCTTCTCCGAGGTCCAGGACCGGGATCTCCATCGCTCTGGCGGCTTCCGCCATGCGACGGTCGTAGGTAGCTAGCTCCACGCCTTGGCGTTGCCCTCGAAAGTAGTCAAGCGACGCCAGGTGCAGGGCGTCCAGTGTGCGAACCGGCGCCGGGAAGGCGCCCAACGCCCGGGTCAGTATGACCGGAGACAGTTCCAGCAGCGCGATCTGGCCGATCGCCTCCTCGGCGGCCTCGCCGTGGGTTTCTGCCCGTCCCCGGGCGTGAAGACGGTTCCAGACTTCGTACTCGACCAATCGGCTCGCCACGAGGCTCTCAGCCCAAAGATGTTCAGGTAGCCGCCGAATCTCCGCAAAGAGGTGCGCCAGCACGACCGAGGAGTCGATGTAGATCACCGGTCTTGCCGATCCGCTTCCAGATCCTGCAGCAG
Protein-coding regions in this window:
- a CDS encoding protein phosphatase 2C domain-containing protein, encoding MIEGRHYAAATMIGARKRQEDAWSVRPVSDDGSDEELLLVAVADGLGGMPAGDRASRMTIRSFVGSYALIPEPPAERLRFALANANGEVARAIEADPSLRGMGTTLVAALFFRDRFRWLSVGDSFIFHWRAGDLERVNPLHTYGRELDARAARGEISATHAALHPERAAITSAVMGLPLDEVAEGAVNLAAGDVVVLASDGIEALSDREVAAICGDHRSAGASRIAAAIIRRIEQRALSWQDNATVVVVCPPAPTD
- a CDS encoding PIN domain-containing protein — protein: MIYIDSSVVLAHLFAEIRRLPEHLWAESLVASRLVEYEVWNRLHARGRAETHGEAAEEAIGQIALLELSPVILTRALGAFPAPVRTLDALHLASLDYFRGQRQGVELATYDRRMAEAARAMEIPVLDLGEA